The sequence below is a genomic window from Pseudorca crassidens isolate mPseCra1 chromosome 20, mPseCra1.hap1, whole genome shotgun sequence.
cccctcctgaaTGGTGGGGGGACTTTGAAGGGGAGTGGGAACGAGCAGCTCCCGTGACGTGGCTCTGTCCTTAGGACTCCAGGCCAGCAAGAGGGCTGCTTGGGGGGTCTTCTTTAAAAACACACTCATGTCTGCACGATAGCAATAAACCAGCTCACGTCCACTGTGTTTTTATTCAGTGCTGGGCATCGTCTTATTAAGTGTTTTTTCATGAGCCCCTTTGATCTCCCACAGCCCTACAACTTAGGGGCTATTTGTTCCCGGCTGTATCTCCAGTTTCTAGAacacagcctggcacatagtaggtactcagtaaacgCTGCTTCGGGGAGTGAATTCCCATCTCTTTGCCTAGGTTACAGCATTTCTAGGCGAGCTGGATGTGGCCACGGGCCCTCTCCAGAGAGGTGCCTTTAACCGCTCCACTAGCTGAACACCACCTCTGGGCTCTCCTTTCTCAGCACCCACTCTCCCTCTCTGGTCAGAATCCTTTCCACCTCAAGCATCCCCTCCCCCCTTCACAGGAGTTTCCTCTCTGATTCCACTTATGCCTTTGCAGCTGCAATGGGCACCCTATCACTGGTTAGTCCCAACCAACTCCTGGAGGCCACGTCACAGGTCCCCTCCTCACACCCCTCACCTGAAGTTAGCCCTCCAACTCCCCTGTTGGAGACTCCCCTGTCCACAGCACCCCCCCACCTTTGCCACTGCTTTTCCCAGTCCCCTTTCTTGCCTCTCTTCCCCTTGCTTTGATGAGTCTCTCTGGCTGGACCACAGGCTTCTCCTTCCTCATCGGCACAGTGCCCCCTTCCCCACTGGCCTCAGTTCTGTCTGCAGTGGTGCCCACATCTGTCTCCAGCTTGCCCCCAGCGTGTTCGAGGGGACCCACACTGGCCTCTGCATCATCCTCCAGACCTGATCCCACCCACTGTCCCATCATCGCAGCTCCTTCTCCCTGGGAAATGTAATGAGCCCTCGGGGAGCTTACAAACCCCAAACTTGGGTTACCCTGGGCTCCTTCACTCTTTCCTTTCTCACTGGTCATCTccctactccccccacccccaccccacctggcCAAATAAGCTGGTCACCACCTGTCTACTCTGCTTCTAGCCACTCTCCTCCTACCCCTGCCGGCCCTGCCCTGGTCCAGGCCGGCCTTCTGCCTTGAGTCTCCCCATCCACCCAGCAGCCATGAGCTCTTCCTAAAGCCCAAACTGACTGTCCTTCGCCTGCCTAGAACTCTccgtggctccccactgcccaggcTCAGAGCCTTCTGTCATCTGGCCCCTGCTGACTTCTGCAGTCTCACAAGCCCCCGCCCCCCGAACTCATTCAACCAGCTCTTGCTTCACTGGAAAGGCCAGGCCCTCTCTGACTTCAAGGCCTTTACACGGGCCTTGATACCTGCTTTCTTCTCTGCTCCACTAACATCCTCTTGGTCTCAGCTCACACATCCTCTCCTCCAGGACAGACATAGCCCTCTTTTCCCATCACAGCCCTGATCACTGTAGTCTAGCGAATCAGGCCCACCAGTCCCACCAAGCTCCACCCATCACAGCCCTGATCCCTCTGGCCTGTGCTCCCTGATTGTCCCTGAGCCCCATGACAGCTGGGACTGTTTCACAGACAGGTGGCCACCAGTAAGGGGCCTGGATCAGAGTGCCTGCTCAGCAAATAGTTGTTTAACAGTCATTTCTGCAACCTTCACTGTCCCAATATGTGCAAAAGCCTACATGGGGCATAGGATGGCGGTCCGGGGAAAGCAATGCCACTGCATATACACCGACGTGGGCTGGGGGAGCGCCCCATCTACTCCCTTTTCATATcaaactcagggtgacctctcACCTCCCCACCCAAGACCCCTGTGGACCCTGTCTTGACTAGGAGCGATGAGGAGGAGGTGGGGCTAGATGGTGGTTGCCCCACCTTAGGGTAAATGCTCCCTCTGAAAACACCAAGACTCACAGCAGAGCTGAACAGAGTTGTGCTTGGTGCCTTCCTAGGCCCAGGGTCAAATAACATTATCACAGGACCTGGACAGCCtcgtggagggagggagggggcacctGCCCTATCCCATGCCCTGGGGGATCCCACTGGGAACACCAGGACTGGGGAGCACCTTCCCAGGTGGGCAGGACTTGCATCCAGGTGCAGCTTAAGCATGACATTCAAAGCCCTGCTTCTAAGCCATCTGCCtcagggatggggagagaaaggggcaggaagCTGGCCCTACTAGACCAGGGAAGGGCTGGGATGAGAAGGGTGGCATTCAGGACAACATGCAAATTGGTGGGCTCAACAGCTCTACTACTGGGCTGCAGCTGTCTCTGTACTCCACCCTAAGAAGACTCAGGCCAGGATTTAATCTGAGGATCTCAGGATCACAAAATAGGCCCTCAAGGGCAAAACCAACAGTCAAGTCACTGGACTGTTCCTGCGCAAGGAGGAGCCCCAGATGGCTGTAAGCAGGGAAGGGTGAGCTAGTAAGACTGAGGTTTCAGAGATCCCCTTGGCTGCCATATAAAAGGTGGATggggggaatttcctggtggcggtccagtggttaggactccacactcccattgccgagggcctgggttcaatccctggtcagggaactaaaatcccacaagctgcgtggtgtgcccaaaaaaaaaaaaaaaaaaaaaagtggatgggGTTTGGTTTGGGGGCTGGGAACCTAGGAGGTGACCAGCCGGGGAAGGGCCATGTGGGAGAGGGCCAGGTTAAGGCTGTGAGGAGAAGCCCCCAAGAACCATCTCTTGGATTCTAGCTCCCCTCTATCACCTGTTCCCTGAGGGCCCTGGTCTCTGCCACTGCTTAAAGACTGTCTGCTTCAAGCCCTCAGTCAACTTGCGGAAAACAGGAAGCAAAGGAACTGGTCCAGGAACACAGGACAGATGAGTGCTGGCTTGTCTCCCAGCTTGTCTACCTGGCTCCAAAACAAGGGCCTCTGGGACCCAGGAGAGCACACTGTTGGTAGATAGttccagacagagagacagaggcagaaacaACTTTCCAAATACTGTTTACTTCACTGAAACCTGGAGACAGGGAAAAGGTACGTGAAAGTCTGGGCCACCAAGCCTAGGAGTGCACGTTGACAACAGCGACATACAGGGCCAGGGTGCTGAGGGCCAGCAGCCCCGTCACCACTGCTCGGGCCAGAAGTGCCGTCCAGCTGCCCAGGGAACACAGGTGGACGAAGGTCCTGTGGGGAAACATCGCAATGAAGAAGGGAGAAGAGATAATCCAACCCATTTGGGCCCATCCTCGAGCCCCACCCAGCTCACTCCATGACGAAGGCCTTGTAGACGCTAAGGAACATCAGCAGGAGGACTGCTGGCCGGAAAGTGTGGTACAGGTCGTAGCGTGTTATCATCCACACCTGGGCAGATGCGATGATGTAATGGACCTGAAGGGAAGCGGGAAGTCAGGGCCAGGCCTCAGGAGGAGCAGGGTCACCAGCAAAAAGGCGCGTGTGTGGGAAAGCAGGACTGCGTACCAGACTGATGTTGGAGTCAATGCTCATCTGGATGTACTTCCAGTCAAACTCAATGCCCCGAGCTCCAACCCAGAGAGGGATGCAGCTGAAGAAGGCAAAGGGAAGGATTCTCCAGTACCCAGACACCCTCAGCACCCAGAGTCTGAGCCCCCACCCTCCGGCACCCCCCTGGAACCCAGGTGTCCCTTCTCAGGAATCTGGGCTCCAGGCTGCTGCACACACCGGGACATAATGAGCTCGGCGGtggcccagcccagggcagcAACCATGATCTTGTATTCCCCCTTGCCGGCATTCCGGGACATGACAAGGTTTAGGCCTATCAGGTCTGCCACATCCACGCTGGCCTTCATGAACTCCTGTGGGTCAGGTTGAGGCTTGAGTAAGCACAGGTGCCAGGGGGCCCCACTCCTGcaatccctccccctcccttgccCCACTCACCCCAATGAAGTCATAGATGCCGCCTTCCCAGGTGGGAAAGAAAGTGGCCAGGAACAGCATCTGAGACCAGAAAACAGAGAGGTCACCTCAAGGTGAGGGAGACCAACCACGTGGGTTTAGTGGGAAGTTAGTGTGTTATGTGGAGGGCAGTACACTGGGGTTCTGGGGGCCCATGAGGAGAGGGACCACCAGATGGAGGCAAGAAGGCAGGAGCAGGGGAGGTTGAGGGCAGGGGCTTGGAAGTCTGGGTTCTGTGGTGATCACAAGGGATCAGGGTCAGGTCTGAAGGTGCTGGGGCTGGTTACCCACCAGGGCAGTGGTAGCAGTGCCGGTGGGACCTTGGGGGTTAGTTAGAGGCTCTTAGCAGTATCCAAACCCTTCTTAGTCATACAATTGAATGTTCTCAATGTTACTAAAAGTGCTATACAAAAGTTGCTTGCGGACCTCTCCTCGGGCTCCAGCCCATCCAAGCCCGGCTCCTCCCCGGGAGGTCTGGGCGGGGTGGGCGGGGTGGAGGGGGCGAAGCCCTCGCGCGGCACAGCCGGCGCCCTTACCTTGCACAGCTGCACGAAGAGGTAGGTGACCCCGGCCTGGACGCACTTCCAGAAGGCGTTGTACTCGGACCTGCGGGAGCGGGCGGTGAGGGGTCGGCCCGGCCTGCGCCCCCCTGCCCCGCGGCCGCCCCGCAGCTGCCCCGCACTCACAGGCCGCTGCACTTGTAGGTGATGAAGTAGGGGAAGTAGGCCAGGGCGAAGCAGTTCCCGAAGTGGAACAGCGTCATGGCGCCTGCCGCCCGGCTCGCCGGAGCGCACCTCTCTGCCTCGGCTGCCTGGCGCCCGAGCCCGGGCCTGGCGcccaccggcctctgccgcgGCGCGCGCGGCCTTCTGGGAGCCGGAGTTCGCGGCGCGGTGCGCTAACGTCACCAGGCTCCGCCGCGGTGCCCGGGCGACACGCGGGAGGCCGAGCCGGTGCCTGCGCGATCCCGACCCCGCGGGAGCCGCTCTCGGGGTCAGGGCGCGGGGCCTACCGAGCGCGTGCGGGGTGGGCCTGGATCCCGGACCCGACCCCGCTGTGACCGGCGCAGAGACACGGGGCGCAGCTGTGAGCCCTCAGGGTTTTTATTTCACCGTTGGCGCAGCGGCGCGGGCCCCTCGCGCGGGACGCCCTCTTTCTCCCGGGGGGTCGAGGGCGGGGACGGGAGAGACGGGTACCGGCCGGGAGCACTGGGAAACTGAGGCGGGCCAGCCTGCTTCACTTGTCTCGGCTGAACATGTAGCGGAGGAGGTCCACCACTCGGTGACTGTAGCCATATTCGTTGTCgtacctggggagggagggatggaggggattCAAGGGATCCCTCCCGACCACCCCCAGCCTCCCTTCACGTTCTCTGACCCCTTTCTTCCCCCTTACCAGGAAATGAGCTTCACGAAGTTGTCGTTGAGCGTGATGCCACCCTTAGCATCAAAGATAGACAAATGAGTATCGCCAACAAAGTCCGTGGACACGACCCGGCCATCAGTATTTCAAAGATAAGCGTGGGTCGTAGAGCAGGGACCTCCAGGAGCTCAGGCTCGTGGGCACACTGTCATCCATTCATCTACAGTATCTGATGGAGCCGCCCTCTGTCCAGCTGCTGGGGACAGGGTATGAGGAAGACAAATGGGGGCTATTCAGGTAGGGGACTGGCCAAAGGATACAGACTGCAAACAGCCTCTGAGGCTGCACCAACAGACATCTCTTCCGGGGAAAAATGCACGTGGAATGTGGCAGCGAGAGGCCCTCCCTGCGGGGAGGCAGTGAGTCTGGCTCTGGACGATTAGGAGGATCTGGTCAACTACAGCCCTCAGCAGGGTCTCAGGTGGAAAGAACTGCAGCACAAAGGCCCTGGGGGTTTGGCCCTAGCATGGTGGAAGGCCACAGGAAGGTTTTCAGCTCTGGGGGTGATGTGATCTGATTTCTTTAAGAGATCCTGGCAGCTGTGTGAGGGTGGACCTTCAGGAGCTAAAGCAGGGAGACAGCACCAAGGTGGACGGACAGAACTGGCAGTACTGGGAGCAAAGAGATGTGATACCCATTCCTCACAGGGAAGGCATCTGGCTGTGGCCGGCCCCGAGCAAGTGTTGAGAAATGGGAGCCCTTGTCTTGTTCGCTAAGCATATAtcgagcacctgctatgtgccaggccctgggaagaTGGCTGGAGCTATGGAAGTGAAAAACGAGGCCCAAAGTCTCTGCTGTCTTGGAGTGTACATGCTAGCAAGGCCCACAGTGACTGTGAAATGACACTTCAGGTAAGGAAAAGGGCCACAAAAAGAACATCTCTCTGAGATGAGAGGTTGAAGTAGCGACTTGGAGAAGGTGAGGACAGACTATGCGGCCACCTGAGGGAAAAGCTTTCCAGACCAAAGgggcagcaagtgcaaagactcTGAGGTAGGGGAGAGCTGACCTTCCCAGCCCTGCAGTTCCTATCTTGATACGCTGCAAAAAGCTCCTTGGCAAGTGGAAAATCACGTTCCCTTCCCAGAGGCCTCTTCCCAGGGTCCCTTCTGCTCAGCCCCTACCTCATCCTCAGTGTAGGCAAGGATGCCGGCCATGGGCCCCTTGGCTTCTGCTTTTATGGCCTCCTCGATGCCTGAGGACGGGGTAGGCTGGGCCAGGCGGCAGGTCAGGTCCACAGCAGACACGACTGGGGTTGGCACTCGGAACGCCATTCCAGTCAGCTTCCTGGAGAATCCCACATCGGGGGCGGGAGTCAGAACCCAGGGACTTCATCATTTCCCCCTTGTCTCTGCTTTCCGCTCAGGAGACACCTCAAGGATTGGGGGCTAGTCCAGTCCTCCTGGGTTGCACCCCCCACCCTTGTTGCAGCTTCATGCCCTCATACCCTTGGAGGTCTTGGATGACTTTGCCCACAGCCTTGGCAGCCCCTGTGGGGGCCGGGATGATGTTCTGGTGGGCACCCCGTCCGTCTCGCCAGGCCTTCTCCGATGGCCCGTCCACTGTCTTCTGGGTGGCAGTGTAGGAATGGACTGTGGTCTTGGGGAAGAAGAGGGCTGAGGTGAGGCCTTTTTGCCCCCAAGCTCCCACACCACTTTTTCCCAGGCCCAGGGTGATGACCCAGGGGTGGAGGCTGGCAGGGCCTCCACCACCGTCACAGGAGGGGCACATGCAGGCAGGGTCCAGAGTTTAAAAGGCTTCACCACTGGTGGGCTTCTCGTCCCCAAGCCAGTCTCTCCCTGTTAACCCCACACGCTAAGCAAGTATGGGAGGAAGAGGTACAGTTTCCCAGCCgtgcctcctgccccagcccctctccgCACCTCACCATCAGCCCTGCCACAATCCCAAATCACTCATGGATGACCTTGGCGAGGGGGGCCAGGCAGTTGGTGGTGCAGGATGCATTGCTGAAATGGCCGGGGTGTGCAAGGCACTGTGAGGTGAGTCGCAGAGCCACCCTTCCACCCTTACCTCCTTTCAGGGTTTGCACCCAGGCTTGGTTTTGTGAAAAGTCAGGCTGGGGATGAGGGAGCATTGGGGATGCCGTCAGACCGAACGAGGCACCAGAGGTGCAGCTGGGGGAAGCTCCCCAAGCATGTTCTCCAGAAGTCGTGCAGTTCTAACAGATGGTTTTAGGGTAACATTAACAAGATGGCTGTTAAGACTTTGAGGAGGAGAAGTGCATTGATGTGAAAAGAGCACCAGGGGccgagtgggagtgggagtggggagggtgagTCGG
It includes:
- the TMEM147 gene encoding BOS complex subunit TMEM147, translating into MTLFHFGNCFALAYFPYFITYKCSGLSEYNAFWKCVQAGVTYLFVQLCKMLFLATFFPTWEGGIYDFIGEFMKASVDVADLIGLNLVMSRNAGKGEYKIMVAALGWATAELIMSRCIPLWVGARGIEFDWKYIQMSIDSNISLVHYIIASAQVWMITRYDLYHTFRPAVLLLMFLSVYKAFVMETFVHLCSLGSWTALLARAVVTGLLALSTLALYVAVVNVHS